A genomic stretch from Bacillus sp. N1-1 includes:
- a CDS encoding protein kinase, with product MNNWRRRLKHLYRFFIDRPYKPQFLISNQYEVKRVIGMGSYGITYLCKNKKTRERCVVKQIRPSKLKNSDTSFYKMEADILGSLDHVSIPKLHDAFHFNGNQFLVMDYIEGVNLEDLLFDKHDRFNELESLKFLKGLIDIVAYLHMHDISHGDLRIPNVMVKNAQMYLIDFGLAVSLKDKSDQEALELIQKDLYDLGDFLLFLLYSSYDPNSRKDRPWTEELTIHPATEHFIKRLLQIETGFESIDQVRDHLYQLLSIANNKTST from the coding sequence ATGAATAACTGGAGAAGGCGATTGAAACACCTTTATCGTTTTTTTATCGATCGACCATATAAGCCGCAGTTTCTTATTTCTAATCAATATGAAGTGAAGCGTGTTATTGGGATGGGAAGTTACGGAATAACCTATCTCTGTAAAAATAAAAAAACGAGAGAGCGATGTGTCGTAAAGCAAATACGTCCAAGTAAACTGAAAAACAGTGACACTTCTTTCTATAAAATGGAGGCAGATATACTGGGTTCTTTAGACCATGTTAGTATTCCTAAGCTCCATGATGCTTTTCATTTTAACGGGAATCAGTTTTTAGTAATGGACTACATTGAGGGTGTGAATCTAGAAGATCTCCTGTTTGATAAACATGATCGATTTAACGAACTGGAATCTCTCAAGTTTCTTAAAGGTTTGATTGATATTGTAGCTTATTTACATATGCACGATATCAGTCATGGTGATCTACGAATACCGAATGTGATGGTAAAAAACGCTCAGATGTATCTCATTGATTTTGGATTAGCAGTCTCATTGAAAGATAAGTCAGATCAGGAGGCGCTTGAGCTCATTCAAAAGGATTTATACGATCTAGGTGATTTTCTACTCTTCTTGCTTTACTCTTCTTACGATCCCAATAGTAGAAAAGACCGTCCATGGACAGAAGAACTAACCATTCATCCAGCTACGGAACATTTCATAAAGCGACTGCTGCAGATTGAGACTGGATTTGAAAGTATCGATCAGGTGCGCGATCACCTGTATCAATTGCTGAGTATAGCTAACAATAAAACCAGCACGTGA
- a CDS encoding response regulator transcription factor, with protein sequence MKQTVLVVEDDQMIRNLIAIYLKNAGYEVVEAANGEIAKNVFLEHHPCLVVLDLMLPLLSGEEFCKWVRDQERNEVSIIMLSAKARTEDKIKGLKIGADDYLTKPFDPEELLAHVEAVLRRTGQFCQKVTYKGLCIKPRNGEVFLYDKQINLTKHEFNLLYHFMENPNVVRSREDLILQLYPYVDKTVMDRTIDAHIKKLRAKIEVNPGIPERIQTVRGMGYKFVVE encoded by the coding sequence GTGAAGCAGACAGTTTTAGTCGTAGAAGATGATCAAATGATTCGAAACCTTATTGCGATCTATCTGAAAAATGCTGGCTATGAGGTAGTAGAAGCTGCTAACGGTGAAATAGCGAAAAATGTGTTCTTAGAACACCATCCGTGTCTAGTCGTTCTTGATTTAATGTTACCTCTTTTATCTGGAGAGGAATTTTGCAAGTGGGTAAGGGATCAAGAACGGAATGAGGTTTCGATTATTATGCTATCAGCCAAAGCGCGAACAGAGGATAAAATCAAGGGATTAAAAATAGGAGCAGATGATTATTTGACGAAGCCGTTCGATCCAGAAGAACTTCTTGCTCACGTTGAGGCCGTTTTGCGACGTACTGGACAGTTTTGTCAGAAAGTCACTTACAAAGGGTTATGTATCAAACCTCGAAACGGTGAGGTATTTCTTTACGATAAACAGATAAACTTAACAAAACACGAATTCAATCTACTCTATCATTTTATGGAAAACCCAAATGTTGTTAGATCAAGAGAAGATTTGATTTTACAATTATACCCCTACGTCGATAAAACGGTTATGGATCGGACGATTGATGCCCATATTAAGAAACTACGGGCGAAAATCGAGGTTAATCCTGGTATTCCAGAACGTATTCAAACAGTTCGAGGAATGGGGTATAAATTTGTTGTGGAATAA
- a CDS encoding glycoside hydrolase family 68 protein, with translation MNKFSKTVATSVLGFATLFSSFAPATSFAAESETSNWTREDASKIVQNKDNTAPEINTKDLEQIAPEYHIWDTWPLRNKDGSIATLNGYKVIFSLTAPSDVLPGKRHDIAEIRYFVSKNGKDWKLGGTVFNEEQALGSRQWAGSAMIEDGEINFFYTATGRKGEEQLTYEQRLVKASADVDASNKGIEFNNWSDHEVILEPDGEYYQTMEQSKQGDIAYAFRDPWFFEDPKTGEDYILFEGNSGGTPAERSVEQEHIGSEDFATVDEVPEESKLFNGNIGIAKAENDDYTEFDIMPPLMEANSLNQELERPHIVTKGNKYYLFTDTHKNKFAPGITGPDGLYGFVSDSLTSDYEPLNGSGLVVANPENEPYQTYSWMVMPNGTVISFANFYDLNGLTINELGAQSEQYQFDHFGGTLAPSLKLSIHNDETKILKEMDAGVFK, from the coding sequence ATGAATAAGTTTTCAAAAACAGTAGCGACATCCGTTCTCGGATTCGCTACCCTGTTTTCAAGTTTTGCTCCGGCAACAAGCTTTGCAGCAGAGAGTGAAACATCGAACTGGACAAGAGAAGATGCATCTAAAATTGTTCAAAACAAAGATAATACAGCTCCAGAAATTAACACAAAAGACCTTGAACAAATTGCACCAGAGTACCATATCTGGGATACGTGGCCACTACGTAACAAAGATGGTTCGATCGCAACGTTAAATGGTTATAAAGTGATTTTCTCGCTAACAGCACCAAGTGATGTATTACCTGGTAAGCGTCATGATATCGCTGAAATTCGCTACTTCGTTTCAAAGAACGGGAAAGATTGGAAGCTTGGCGGTACCGTTTTTAATGAAGAGCAGGCACTAGGTTCACGGCAATGGGCAGGTTCAGCGATGATTGAAGATGGCGAGATTAATTTCTTCTATACGGCAACAGGTCGTAAAGGCGAAGAACAGCTAACTTATGAGCAGCGTCTAGTAAAGGCTTCTGCTGATGTTGATGCATCAAATAAGGGAATCGAATTCAACAACTGGTCTGATCATGAAGTGATTCTTGAGCCGGATGGCGAATATTACCAGACAATGGAACAAAGTAAGCAGGGAGACATTGCTTATGCATTCCGTGATCCGTGGTTCTTTGAAGACCCTAAAACAGGCGAAGATTATATCTTGTTTGAAGGGAACTCTGGCGGCACACCTGCAGAACGCTCTGTTGAACAAGAGCACATCGGTTCTGAAGACTTCGCTACAGTAGACGAAGTACCAGAAGAATCAAAGCTCTTTAACGGTAATATCGGAATCGCAAAAGCTGAAAACGATGATTACACAGAGTTTGACATCATGCCTCCACTGATGGAAGCGAACAGCCTCAATCAGGAGCTTGAACGTCCGCATATCGTGACAAAAGGAAATAAATACTATCTTTTCACTGATACGCACAAAAACAAGTTTGCTCCAGGAATAACTGGTCCAGATGGTCTTTATGGCTTTGTATCAGATTCTCTAACATCAGACTATGAGCCTCTTAACGGAAGTGGTCTTGTTGTTGCAAATCCAGAGAATGAGCCTTATCAAACATATTCATGGATGGTTATGCCTAATGGAACAGTGATTAGCTTTGCTAACTTCTATGACCTAAACGGTTTAACAATCAATGAACTTGGCGCGCAGTCAGAGCAATATCAATTTGATCACTTTGGCGGCACACTAGCTCCATCTCTTAAACTTTCGATTCACAATGACGAAACGAAGATATTAAAAGAAATGGATGCTGGCGTATTTAAATAA
- a CDS encoding hemolysin family protein produces the protein MNDIPLDSILLLGSLILLSAFFSSAETAYSSVNKIRLRNFADEGRRGSKRALAIAENFDKALSTILIGNNIVNIAAASISAAVATDLFGGNAGLVISTVFMTILILIFGEILPKSLAKEHAESYSLMIATVLYVLIKLLAPLNFFFVKLKVWVSGLFAKNSTMPSVTEEELKVMLDISEEEGVIDKEERDLIHRSMDFDDTLAGEVLTPRIDIVAIDIDQSVEEMKEIFFEERFSRIPVYQDSIDNIIGILTEKEFFTHLIKYQTVDIKELIREPLFVVESMKISTLLPKLQKEKVHMAIVLDEFGGTSGIVTLEDVLEEIVGEIWDEQDEKFSTMQRISDSNYRFDAQFQLDDFFDLMEADTPESSYHTIGGWVIENLGTVPSNGDSFYYENLKIIVEQVEERRVRKILVEVLPKDQTYEDMMVKV, from the coding sequence TTGAATGATATACCACTGGATTCGATTCTTTTATTAGGTTCCTTAATACTGTTATCTGCTTTTTTCTCATCAGCTGAAACAGCCTATTCGAGTGTCAACAAGATTAGGTTAAGAAATTTCGCAGATGAAGGAAGGCGTGGAAGTAAAAGAGCTTTAGCCATTGCTGAAAACTTTGATAAAGCCTTATCAACGATTCTTATCGGAAACAATATAGTCAATATTGCTGCTGCTAGTATTTCAGCTGCTGTAGCAACTGATTTATTTGGCGGGAATGCTGGCCTCGTGATTAGTACGGTGTTCATGACTATTTTAATCTTGATCTTTGGTGAAATACTTCCTAAATCATTAGCAAAGGAACATGCAGAATCTTATTCATTAATGATCGCAACGGTGTTATATGTTCTCATTAAGCTGCTTGCACCTCTCAATTTCTTTTTTGTTAAATTGAAAGTGTGGGTATCAGGTCTTTTTGCGAAAAACAGCACAATGCCATCTGTTACAGAAGAAGAGTTAAAAGTGATGTTAGACATTAGTGAAGAAGAGGGCGTCATCGATAAAGAGGAAAGAGACCTCATTCATCGATCGATGGATTTCGATGATACGCTTGCAGGTGAGGTTTTAACACCGCGAATTGACATCGTGGCCATTGATATTGATCAATCCGTAGAAGAAATGAAAGAAATCTTCTTTGAAGAGAGGTTTTCAAGAATACCTGTCTATCAAGATAGTATTGATAATATTATTGGGATTTTAACAGAAAAAGAATTTTTTACTCACTTGATTAAGTATCAGACTGTTGATATTAAAGAATTAATTCGAGAGCCTCTGTTTGTGGTAGAATCAATGAAGATTTCCACTCTGTTACCAAAATTGCAAAAGGAAAAGGTTCACATGGCCATTGTGCTAGATGAATTTGGTGGTACGTCAGGAATCGTTACATTAGAAGACGTACTAGAAGAGATTGTGGGAGAAATCTGGGATGAGCAAGATGAGAAATTCAGTACAATGCAGCGAATCTCTGATAGCAACTATCGTTTTGATGCTCAATTTCAGCTAGATGATTTCTTTGATTTAATGGAGGCTGATACACCTGAAAGTTCTTATCACACGATAGGTGGATGGGTCATTGAGAATCTTGGAACAGTTCCTAGTAACGGGGATTCCTTCTATTATGAAAATCTTAAAATTATCGTCGAACAAGTGGAAGAGCGTCGCGTAAGAAAAATACTGGTAGAAGTGCTTCCGAAAGATCAAACGTACGAAGATATGATGGTAAAAGTTTAG
- a CDS encoding nucleoside deaminase has protein sequence MKEKDWLTHAIQLASKSVTEYRGGPFGAIVVKDGVVIGEGFNQVTSDHDPTAHAEVVAIRNACQKLGTHQLDGCVIYASCEPCPMCLGAIYWSRPDRVYFAASRHEAADAGFDDAVIYEEIEKKPEQRTIPFHHIEMKEKKEPFQNWQKHGERVEY, from the coding sequence ATGAAAGAGAAAGATTGGCTCACACATGCCATTCAGTTAGCATCAAAAAGTGTTACAGAATATCGTGGTGGTCCATTTGGGGCTATCGTTGTAAAAGATGGCGTTGTGATTGGGGAAGGGTTCAATCAAGTGACAAGCGACCACGATCCAACTGCTCATGCAGAAGTAGTCGCCATTCGAAACGCCTGCCAAAAACTTGGGACACATCAGCTTGACGGCTGTGTCATTTACGCAAGCTGCGAACCCTGTCCAATGTGCCTTGGCGCCATTTACTGGTCACGGCCTGATCGCGTTTACTTCGCAGCTTCAAGACACGAAGCTGCCGATGCCGGATTTGATGATGCTGTCATCTATGAAGAAATTGAGAAAAAACCTGAACAAAGAACCATCCCTTTCCATCATATTGAGATGAAAGAAAAGAAAGAGCCTTTTCAAAACTGGCAAAAACACGGCGAACGAGTAGAATACTAA
- a CDS encoding MerR family transcriptional regulator, which translates to MIDLGVLLKIGELAEVCHVSKRTVDYYTKIGLLQCERSETNYRFYGEDAIDDIKFIEQCKEMQMTLSQIQQRLTVKKSSQVDTEMIHSQVKQVIDKMQYLSAELKDIHESVEKLDEETQTKIKKNLSPQTVALIQSLLLYST; encoded by the coding sequence GTGATTGATCTTGGGGTGTTGTTAAAAATAGGTGAGTTAGCTGAAGTGTGCCATGTTTCGAAACGTACAGTTGACTATTATACAAAAATAGGATTATTGCAGTGTGAGCGCTCTGAAACGAATTATCGCTTCTATGGGGAAGATGCGATTGATGATATTAAATTCATTGAACAATGCAAAGAAATGCAAATGACGTTAAGTCAAATCCAACAACGTCTAACGGTAAAAAAGTCTAGTCAAGTTGATACTGAAATGATTCATAGTCAGGTGAAACAAGTAATCGATAAAATGCAATATTTAAGTGCGGAATTAAAGGATATTCACGAAAGTGTTGAGAAATTAGATGAAGAAACTCAAACGAAGATTAAGAAAAACCTTTCGCCTCAAACTGTCGCGCTTATTCAATCGTTACTTCTTTACTCAACTTGA
- a CDS encoding dipeptidase, whose translation MKNTIEIHKDSYLKELEEFLKIQSISAVPAHKSDVQKGAKWVATSLEKAGMENIKVIETDGHPIVYADWLHAEGKPTILIYGHYDVQPADPLDLWETPPFEPVIRDNKIFARGATDDKGQLFIHIKAMELLMQEDGKLPVNVKFCIEGEEEIASPHLGPFIEKNTEKLAADAVVISDTSFIKEGLPAICTSLRGALAMEVKVKTAKTDLHSGVYGGGVPNAVHSLVRLLDSLHSEDGSIAVDGFYEGVPELTEELKEEIAQIPSDDEAMKEELGLTSLFGEKGFTFKEQTGIRPTLELNGISGGYQGDGIKTIVPSEAIGKISCRLVGDQDPQHIYELIEKHLLEHQPTGTTITVNQFIQARPVSLNSNDPMIQKAADAYETVYGVRALFPKKGGSIPIVEVFARVLEAPVVLMGFGLPSENLHAPNEHFHIENFTKGIETVCTYFKSLS comes from the coding sequence ATGAAAAACACCATCGAAATACATAAAGATTCTTACCTTAAAGAACTAGAAGAATTCTTGAAAATCCAAAGCATTTCAGCCGTCCCTGCGCATAAGTCGGACGTTCAAAAAGGGGCTAAGTGGGTGGCCACTTCTCTAGAAAAGGCCGGCATGGAGAACATTAAAGTCATCGAAACAGATGGACATCCGATCGTCTACGCTGATTGGCTTCATGCAGAGGGTAAGCCGACGATTCTTATCTATGGGCATTATGATGTGCAGCCCGCTGATCCACTCGATCTCTGGGAAACGCCACCATTTGAACCCGTTATTCGTGATAACAAGATCTTTGCTCGCGGTGCCACGGATGATAAAGGTCAACTGTTTATTCATATCAAGGCGATGGAACTTTTGATGCAAGAAGATGGCAAGCTACCCGTCAATGTGAAGTTCTGTATTGAAGGTGAAGAAGAAATCGCCAGCCCACATCTTGGACCTTTTATTGAAAAAAATACAGAGAAGCTCGCTGCTGACGCTGTTGTGATTTCAGATACTTCCTTTATTAAAGAAGGATTACCTGCGATTTGTACATCTTTACGCGGGGCCCTTGCGATGGAGGTGAAGGTGAAAACAGCGAAGACTGATCTCCATTCTGGCGTATATGGCGGCGGGGTTCCAAACGCAGTTCATTCCCTTGTTCGTCTACTCGATAGTCTTCACAGCGAAGATGGATCCATCGCAGTGGATGGATTTTACGAAGGTGTACCAGAACTTACAGAGGAATTGAAAGAAGAAATCGCTCAGATTCCGTCTGATGATGAAGCGATGAAGGAAGAGCTCGGATTAACCTCTTTATTTGGCGAAAAAGGATTCACTTTCAAGGAACAAACGGGTATTCGTCCAACGCTTGAATTGAACGGGATTTCAGGTGGGTACCAGGGTGACGGAATTAAAACAATTGTCCCCTCAGAAGCCATCGGTAAAATTAGCTGTCGTCTCGTCGGAGATCAAGATCCACAGCACATCTATGAGTTAATTGAAAAACATCTTCTCGAGCATCAACCAACCGGTACAACGATCACAGTGAATCAATTTATCCAGGCCCGTCCTGTATCCCTTAATTCAAACGACCCGATGATTCAAAAAGCGGCAGATGCATATGAAACAGTATACGGCGTGCGTGCTCTTTTCCCTAAAAAAGGTGGGTCGATTCCAATCGTTGAAGTATTCGCGCGCGTTCTTGAAGCACCTGTTGTACTCATGGGCTTCGGACTCCCGTCAGAAAATTTACATGCGCCTAATGAACATTTTCATATTGAAAACTTCACAAAAGGGATAGAAACCGTTTGTACGTATTTCAAGTCACTTTCATAG
- a CDS encoding glycoside hydrolase family 68 protein, translating into MGNVKKSSVFKGIALSTIMLVSGFAGMPLSTNAAEDVETAVWSRQDAQGYDLSKNNTAPNIDNVDEVAPDYWVWDTWPLRNRDGSIAQVNGYQVVFALTASKEYTWSGRHDEAQIRYFYSKNGKDWKMGGLAYESEDALGARQWAGSAMMDDDGKVHLFYTATGRKGEEQTTFEQRLAKTTFDIEADKKSKSVELSNFGEHEILAEADGEYYETQEQKTGNIIYSFRDPWFFQDPKTGKEYLIFEGNTAGDDKSLDPENIGDADFRETHDVPAGAEDYNGNVGIAEAQNEDLTDFELLPPLLEANGVNQQLERPHILVKGGEYYLFTITHKFTFAPGLTGPDGLYGFTNDSLRGDYEPLNGNGLVVANPEDDPFMTYSHAVMPNGTVISFVNEYRDENGELQFGGTFAPTLKLSIHGDETKVTGALKPGQIMPSH; encoded by the coding sequence ATGGGGAACGTGAAAAAGTCTTCTGTTTTTAAGGGGATTGCACTATCGACAATTATGCTTGTAAGTGGATTTGCAGGCATGCCGTTATCTACGAATGCGGCTGAGGATGTAGAGACAGCAGTTTGGTCTCGTCAAGACGCGCAGGGTTATGATTTATCGAAAAACAACACTGCACCTAACATCGACAACGTGGATGAAGTGGCTCCAGATTATTGGGTTTGGGACACATGGCCACTACGTAATCGTGATGGATCGATTGCACAGGTAAATGGTTACCAGGTTGTCTTTGCTCTTACAGCTTCTAAAGAATATACATGGAGCGGTCGTCACGACGAAGCTCAAATTCGCTACTTCTACTCGAAGAACGGAAAAGATTGGAAAATGGGCGGACTCGCTTATGAATCAGAAGATGCACTAGGCGCTCGCCAATGGGCAGGATCAGCAATGATGGATGACGATGGTAAGGTTCACCTTTTCTATACAGCAACTGGACGTAAAGGTGAAGAACAAACAACATTTGAACAACGTCTTGCGAAAACAACGTTTGATATCGAAGCAGATAAGAAATCTAAATCTGTTGAGCTAAGCAACTTTGGTGAGCATGAAATCCTTGCTGAAGCTGACGGTGAGTACTATGAAACACAAGAACAAAAAACAGGAAATATTATTTATTCATTCCGTGACCCATGGTTCTTCCAGGATCCTAAGACAGGAAAAGAATACTTAATCTTTGAAGGAAATACAGCAGGAGACGACAAGTCACTAGACCCAGAAAACATTGGTGATGCTGATTTCCGTGAAACTCACGATGTACCAGCTGGCGCTGAAGATTACAACGGTAACGTTGGGATTGCTGAAGCACAAAATGAAGATCTAACAGACTTTGAATTGCTTCCACCACTACTCGAAGCAAATGGTGTAAACCAGCAGCTTGAGCGTCCACACATCCTTGTTAAAGGTGGAGAGTACTACCTCTTTACAATCACACATAAATTTACGTTTGCTCCTGGATTAACAGGTCCTGATGGTCTTTATGGCTTTACGAATGATTCTCTTCGCGGTGATTACGAGCCACTTAACGGCAACGGCCTTGTTGTGGCAAACCCTGAAGATGATCCATTTATGACATACTCTCACGCAGTTATGCCGAATGGTACAGTCATCAGCTTTGTGAACGAGTATCGTGATGAGAACGGTGAGCTTCAGTTTGGCGGTACGTTTGCCCCTACGCTTAAACTTTCAATTCATGGTGATGAAACAAAAGTAACTGGCGCACTTAAGCCAGGTCAAATCATGCCTTCACACTAA
- a CDS encoding redoxin domain-containing protein encodes MRRTLLIIVIIGMVGWAVYDSTSSTDDAKGENSSSDQVANTQPSTQAVEDDDLVESNDVGINKGQIAPNFKLQTLNGEAVQLSDYKGKRVIVNFWATWCPPCRAEIPDFQKLYEKKDVEILAVNLTETEESTEGVEGFVKEFGMTFPVVMDVNSDVSNTYQVSAYPTSYMIDSNGRIQFVAMGALNYDLMIQEYEKMK; translated from the coding sequence ATGAGAAGAACACTTCTTATTATCGTTATTATAGGCATGGTTGGTTGGGCGGTATATGATTCTACTAGCTCTACTGATGACGCTAAAGGAGAAAATAGCAGTAGTGATCAGGTAGCCAACACTCAACCTTCAACTCAGGCTGTTGAAGATGATGATTTAGTAGAATCAAATGATGTTGGGATAAATAAAGGGCAGATTGCTCCTAACTTCAAATTGCAAACGTTAAATGGAGAAGCGGTGCAATTATCTGATTATAAAGGGAAACGAGTAATCGTGAACTTCTGGGCTACCTGGTGTCCTCCTTGTAGAGCAGAAATTCCTGATTTTCAAAAACTGTACGAGAAAAAAGATGTCGAGATCTTAGCCGTAAACCTCACAGAAACAGAAGAGAGTACTGAAGGAGTCGAAGGATTTGTAAAAGAATTCGGAATGACCTTTCCAGTTGTGATGGATGTGAATTCTGATGTTTCTAACACGTATCAAGTGAGTGCATATCCAACTTCATATATGATCGATTCAAATGGTCGAATCCAATTCGTTGCAATGGGTGCATTAAATTATGACCTCATGATACAGGAATATGAAAAGATGAAATAG
- the rpsN gene encoding 30S ribosomal protein S14: MAKKSKVVKEQKRQELVMKYAELRQDLKAKGDYEALRKLPRDSSPTRLNNRCEVTGRPKGYLRKFKMSRIAFREYAHKGQIPGVKKSSW, translated from the coding sequence TTGGCTAAGAAGTCGAAAGTAGTAAAAGAACAAAAGCGTCAGGAGCTCGTCATGAAGTATGCTGAGCTACGTCAGGATTTGAAAGCGAAAGGTGATTATGAAGCTTTGCGAAAATTGCCGCGTGATTCTTCACCAACTCGGTTAAATAATCGGTGTGAAGTGACTGGTCGCCCTAAGGGATACTTACGAAAATTTAAAATGTCTAGAATTGCGTTTCGTGAATATGCTCATAAGGGGCAGATCCCTGGAGTGAAGAAGTCAAGCTGGTAA
- a CDS encoding ATP-binding protein: protein MWNKRAKTFLPNKLLWRLTFVNVIVVGIFIALSSWAIYHTACSLANGLGSWNDSKQQLFNSTLFQYLWIFSIAAISIGSLIHYRLVKEIIRPLKELIESTKRMKAGHYPNPIIVNTRDEVGELIGHFNDLVKQLKEMQQHRKELVLDFSHEFRTPLANLNGYLGALKNGVIEGDQQIYHSLQKESERLIHMVEQLEQVKEWDYISKQTYTEKEPIDMQFLIHQSVAMFRWSLENAGINVEVQAESGTVNVSNEGISQVISNLIDNAIRYYQGTGPIMIKGELVESHYRLSISGPGQAIPIQEKDRIFERFYRSNSSRERDNTGGTGLGLAISKEIIVHHQGKIGLKSEEETHTFWITLPLI, encoded by the coding sequence TTGTGGAATAAACGCGCAAAGACCTTCCTACCAAATAAACTTTTATGGCGTTTGACATTTGTTAATGTCATTGTCGTTGGTATATTTATCGCATTAAGCAGTTGGGCGATCTATCATACTGCCTGTTCTTTGGCTAATGGATTGGGATCTTGGAATGACTCGAAACAGCAACTATTTAACTCCACTCTTTTTCAATATTTATGGATATTTAGTATAGCTGCCATTTCAATTGGAAGTTTAATACATTATCGCTTGGTAAAGGAAATCATACGACCGTTAAAAGAGCTAATTGAATCAACGAAAAGAATGAAAGCAGGTCATTATCCCAACCCCATTATTGTGAATACGAGAGATGAAGTTGGAGAATTAATTGGTCATTTTAATGATCTGGTGAAACAATTAAAAGAGATGCAACAACATAGAAAAGAGCTGGTTTTGGATTTTTCACATGAATTTCGTACCCCATTAGCTAATTTGAACGGTTATTTGGGTGCTTTGAAAAATGGTGTGATTGAAGGAGATCAACAAATATACCATTCTCTTCAGAAGGAATCGGAACGACTTATTCACATGGTGGAACAGCTTGAACAAGTGAAGGAATGGGATTATATATCTAAACAGACGTACACTGAGAAAGAACCAATCGATATGCAATTTCTAATACATCAATCGGTTGCAATGTTTCGTTGGTCATTAGAAAATGCAGGAATTAACGTGGAGGTGCAGGCTGAATCTGGTACAGTGAATGTTTCTAATGAGGGGATTTCGCAGGTGATCAGTAATTTAATTGATAATGCAATTAGATACTATCAAGGAACAGGACCAATAATGATAAAAGGAGAATTAGTAGAAAGTCACTATAGGCTATCGATCTCCGGTCCTGGACAAGCAATTCCTATCCAAGAAAAAGATAGAATTTTTGAAAGGTTCTATCGTTCAAATTCTTCACGCGAAAGAGATAATACAGGCGGAACAGGACTTGGACTTGCGATATCCAAAGAAATTATTGTACACCATCAAGGGAAGATTGGATTAAAGTCAGAGGAAGAGACTCACACCTTTTGGATTACACTACCGCTTATCTAG
- a CDS encoding cytochrome c biogenesis protein CcdA: MVGIEADTALLVGLFLAMGAGALSFLSPCVLPIFPAYLSYITGISVKELQGNKNSKIRSQLLSHSLFFLLGVSLVFISLGASASLLGQWVQNLLLGDSGLLIQRFAGIFIILMGFFVAGWITIPALMKERRIRYSKKPVGYLGTFFVGLGFAAGWTPCIGPIFGSILLLAASNPGHGIVYTVMYVIGFSLPFILLTFFLGSTRWIVRHSEVIMKFGAVIMILMGLVLFFGLLPRITGFLLDLVQNTWLSELG, from the coding sequence GTGGTTGGAATTGAAGCAGATACAGCTCTACTTGTAGGTCTGTTCCTTGCAATGGGAGCTGGAGCTTTATCTTTTTTATCTCCCTGTGTATTACCAATTTTCCCTGCCTACCTATCGTACATAACTGGGATAAGTGTGAAGGAGTTGCAAGGAAATAAGAATTCGAAGATTCGTAGTCAATTATTGAGCCATTCGTTATTTTTCTTATTAGGGGTATCACTTGTCTTTATTAGTTTAGGTGCTAGTGCATCATTATTAGGTCAATGGGTTCAAAACTTATTACTAGGGGACTCTGGTTTATTAATTCAGCGTTTTGCGGGAATCTTTATTATCCTTATGGGATTTTTTGTTGCAGGATGGATAACGATTCCAGCTTTAATGAAAGAAAGACGTATTAGATACTCTAAAAAACCTGTTGGCTACCTTGGCACTTTTTTTGTAGGACTAGGTTTTGCTGCTGGGTGGACTCCTTGTATCGGCCCTATTTTTGGTTCAATTCTATTACTGGCAGCGAGCAATCCTGGGCATGGGATCGTTTATACGGTGATGTATGTAATTGGATTTTCTTTACCTTTTATACTTTTGACATTCTTTCTCGGTTCTACCAGGTGGATCGTTCGGCATAGTGAGGTCATTATGAAGTTCGGTGCTGTGATCATGATTCTTATGGGCTTGGTATTATTCTTTGGGCTATTGCCGCGAATAACAGGCTTTCTGCTTGATTTAGTACAAAATACATGGTTATCAGAATTAGGATAA